The stretch of DNA CCTAAAATAAGCATGAATTACAGAACAGGAAGATTagaaagaatgatttttaagGTAGCTACAACTATCTTAGTAAAATACATTACTTATAAAGGCACATTTCCCTATAGGACAGAAAACATTATATCCCTTAAGACAATCCAATAgtcacttaaaaataatgttcagaTACACCCAAGCAAActctgtaataaaaataacaaacccacagcccaaAAGAACTGTACAAGACAGGAATGATTCCTACAGATActttaacataaatattttataccttATTGTAAAGACATTTTACACACCACCGCCATAAATACCAAACACGgttttatttatctacttatttatttttttgaaagatttttttgatgtggaccatttttaaagtctttattgaattcgttacaatattgcttctgtttcatgttttggttttttggccgtgaggcatgtgggatcttagctcccccaccagggatcaaacctgcatcccctgcactggaaggcgaagtcttaaccaccaaactgccagggaagtccctgaacacgGTTTTATGAAAGTaacaattttagaataaaaacattttttaaatagtatgaTAATCCACCTGTTTTCTTCTTAACCTCAATATAACAGCTAAGACCCTAGCAGACATGAAAATTTGGTGTCTTAGTTTACAAATGTAGTCTAATACATCGGAATACTGACAAGCATTTCCACGTGTTTCAGACATACTGCCAACACATAGATAGCCAAcaagattaaaagaaatatacatatttctagTTATAGGTACTAATTAGAAATATTACAGTAAAGATGTAATGCCACCAATACAGGTTTTTACACACCTGAAaaagtcaacaacaacaaaaaatttcagatatTTGACATCAGGTAGACAACACGTAGGCTTTAGGGTTGATTTACTGCTTTCATGTGATGTGCAAATAGTCTTATCATTGCCCCCAACCTTGGAATTTCAGAGCCAGAGAGCATACAGTTCAAAACACTTGCTTTATCCTTTTTCTCGTGCTAGCCCTCTGGTGTTTTCCTAATTCCTGCAGTTTTCTAGAAtgatctttcagattttcactcaACAGCACTGGGTCAAATCTCTTCTATACAGGATCTCACTCTTCTCATGTCTCCTCTGCTCACAGAGAGCCGGTCAAAGTCTTGGAGGTGGAAACGAGTTGCCAACTGATTTACCATTTTCCTTAGGGTAAGAAATGCTGAAACAACTTGGAAAGTAAGGAATATAGTGAAGATGATATGTACTGCTTTTTCCAAGGGCAGATTCGTTAGGCCTTCATTGAAGAGCAAGAATAGAATTAAAGGCAACTGCAATAGAAGGCTCAAAAGCCAAAAGCCAGCCAGCTCAGGAACCTGCAATGACACACATGATGAGTATCAGATCAGTGAAGTACAGTCTTCTGTTTGTATCAATAAGCAAGTGATACTACTTGATGGCACTACTGTGAACGTACATTTTGAGCTCTGTAAATCAAAAGGAGTACAACATGGTCCTTGTCCTCAGAAAACTTACAGTCTAGACTGGAAGAGAAAACTTACTTATGGGACAGTCCTAGAATACTACAGTGAATAATGAAATGCACCACTTAGCATTATAGACTAAATGCTACAAGAAATAGGACAAGAGGGTAAGTAGGGTAGGTAAAAGACAGAATTCAAGGAGGTAGGCTTTTAAAGTTGGgtagaaggaggaagaggcaagAACTTAAGTAAGCTAAAATGTGGACTGAGTATGACTGAGAAACAACACATCACCTGGAATGGATGCTTGGATtaggaaaaagcaagaaatacTTGGGACAGTATACAGTGGGACAGGCTGGGACAGGCCCTTATGAAGGGCCTGAAAGAACACAGAAATCTTTAGGGATTATCCCTAAATTCTGGTAACTGTAAATGCTTAGGCAGCATGATGATTCAGAAAACATGAGCCTTGCAGAGGAAATGAGTTTATCATTTCCCCCCATTCTCTTATTCAGGATCTAAATAATCACGTTTAATTGACCAAATATTTTCAAGACTGGTGAGAAGAGGGAAAACTATCACTTTTTAAGTGTTTACTATGTTCAGGTACTTTATATAAATTACTTAATCCTAACAAACCTGTGAAGTAAATATTTCCCCAATTTTATatgtgaagaaaccaaggctcaagaGATTAAGCAAACAGACCACAGTGACAGATGTGGTGAAGTTGGAGCTAGGCCTTAACTACAGGCCTTTGCTCCTTCCATCACATCTCACTGCCTTTTCCTTGTTAGGAAAATCTTACTGCATTTATGTGTAGcactgagagaaaggaaagaagagcctACCTTCTCCTGCAGGTTCCCCATGTAGCCCAGATACAACCTGATAGCTTCAATTAAGGTTATTAGGATGATAATGGTGACCACAATGAATTTGTAGTAATCAGGCAAGACtgaatactaaaaaaacaaaaataaacatgttcaTAAAATCTCACATATAGTAAGACTGacctgagattaaaaaaaaataagaagaactttaattttattgacaATGTAACAGTGCTAGGGACGGCAGAAGAGACCTCAGCAGAAGTAGGAGAGTGTAGATTTACCTTCATCTGAAGCATCATAATGCTGCTCACCCACCAAAGTGGGAAAAAATAAGTGTTAAAATAAAGTGACATCTGCAATGCCAAACTGGAAACCATTTCATTATCTacggaagaaagagagagaaaaggaacacACTCTTAACCCTGGTCTCTGCCTTATACGTCCTTTAGTTCCTTAGAATTAATAACCATAGCAGCAGCTTAACGAAACTCCAAATTTTAAGCCTATTTATAATCATTGAcagtgaaaggaaatagtcatcaTAATACTATTTAGTTCCTATGTTGGCTACTTGGGGGTACGTTTCATATTTTTCAATTACTTTATCATTTTCCCATTACAGTCTGCTGACTTTTTTGCATACTACTGGTATAAATTAAATGTGGAATATCAATATGAATCCTATTGAACagataataataatcattacCTCCTTTGTAGAGTTCTGTGTAAAGAGGCTATGAAATGAACACATAAAATACATAACAACTAATCTCTCACATATAAACTAATCTCATGCAAAATCTAATCTCCCCAAATTATAATTGAACAGACACCCCTTTTCAGCATATCCTAATCCTACCTGTTCATTCATATCCAATTCAATGCCACTTTTTCCATAAATCCTTTCTTGATCCCATTCCCCGACTCCAGCAGAAATCTCTTTCCCCTCTAGGTACTTATCACTCTAGTCTGTGTGTAAGAAGTGCTAGCAAAGAGCCACACTCCCCTCACTTGAGACACAATCTGGTTACTGAAGAGACAATGAGCTCTGGAGTCCAAGTAAACCCGGAGCTCCCCAAACTCCCTCAGAACTCTAGAGGCCAGACTtggaataaattatttaacctctttgagccttaaTTTATTCACCTGTAAAACAGTAACATTAAAATTACCTCACAGGTTGCTTGTGAAgattaaagataatataaattaCTTCACCGTAGCACTATGCCTGGCActtagcaggcactcaataaatatgagtcctttttccttctcttttacttATACACAGGCTCATTGTAAGCACAGACCACATTCTACCCAAATTTGAGGCCCTCATAGAACCTAGCATCTTGCTTTACACATGGAAAATACCAAATATGCATAAGcagaaagaatgaattaatgaattcattaatgaatgaatgaaaacatactATTATAAGGGCATTACCAGTGTAGCCATTCATGATACATGAGTTTCATTTATCTAAGGCTGATTACATAGTACCTTTTGCTTTCATATGAGGGAGAAGGGTCCTAAATtaagaatttgattttttaaattgggccCTACAAATGCATCCTAAATTTGACTAAATTCCAGCAATTTAAGAGcagatatatattttgaaatccacTGCTCTAAATGAAAGAATTTACAAAggctctaaaataaatattttttaaattaatttatttatgtagttttggctgtgttgggtcttcgttgctgtgcgcgggctttctctagttgtggctagcgggggctactctcggTTGCGGTGTGTAGActtctgattgtggtggcttctcttgttgcagagctctcgctctaggcgcgtgggcttcagtagctgtggcacacaggctcagtagttgtggctcgtgggctctagagcgcaggctcagtagttgtggcacacaggcttagctgctccgtggcatgtgggatcttcctggaccagggctggaacctgtgtcccctgcattggcaggcagattcttaatcactgcgccaccagggaagcccctaaaataaatttcttaaaaacagatttttatgtctttttctccGCATCTGAGTATTTTATATCTATCatttaacagttttaaaatataagatagtCATGGTCTCTCACAGCCAGGTTTTTCCTTTAGCTCCAAGAATATCCCTGATTATTATGTCTACTTTTGCTTGCACCCATTTATTAAATTACCACTAATAAAGGAATGCATTCTTACAGTCTGT from Phocoena sinus isolate mPhoSin1 chromosome 13, mPhoSin1.pri, whole genome shotgun sequence encodes:
- the TMEM17 gene encoding transmembrane protein 17; this encodes MELPDPVRQRLGNFSQTVFSDSSRTGPEYNEGPDNEMVSSLALQMSLYFNTYFFPLWWVSSIMMLQMKYSVLPDYYKFIVVTIIILITLIEAIRLYLGYMGNLQEKVPELAGFWLLSLLLQLPLILFLLFNEGLTNLPLEKAVHIIFTIFLTFQVVSAFLTLRKMVNQLATRFHLQDFDRLSVSRGDMRRVRSCIEEI